The Opitutales bacterium ASA1 genome window below encodes:
- a CDS encoding ABC transporter ATP-binding protein, translating to MTRRASAPSPVLDVRGLVVRRDQTILHGLDWTVRPGEHWVVLGPNGCGKTSLLGALTGYLVPTSGTIEVLGATFGRTDWRELRKRIGFVSNSLIRRIEPEETALEVVASGPEAMLNLWHPPGPKLRRASLALLRRWGCGALADRPWGVLSQGERQRVLIARALLGRPPLLLLDEPCAGLDPVARRLLLDAIEREARRPRGPALVLITHHIEEITPAFTHALFLRAGRRIASGRIVSTLSEETLAETFAAPVRLVRRSRPRRFELEVPSGRS from the coding sequence ATGACGCGGCGCGCCTCCGCCCCGTCGCCCGTGCTCGACGTCCGCGGGCTCGTCGTCCGCCGCGACCAAACCATCCTCCACGGTCTCGATTGGACCGTCCGACCGGGCGAGCACTGGGTCGTGCTCGGTCCCAACGGCTGCGGCAAGACCAGCCTGCTCGGCGCGCTCACCGGCTACCTCGTGCCCACCTCCGGCACGATCGAGGTGCTCGGTGCCACGTTCGGCCGCACCGACTGGCGCGAACTGCGCAAACGCATCGGCTTCGTCTCCAACTCCCTGATACGCCGCATCGAGCCCGAGGAAACCGCGCTCGAAGTGGTCGCGAGCGGCCCGGAGGCGATGCTCAACCTCTGGCATCCGCCCGGCCCGAAACTGCGCCGCGCCTCGCTCGCGCTGCTCCGCCGTTGGGGCTGCGGTGCTCTCGCCGACCGCCCTTGGGGCGTCCTCTCGCAAGGCGAACGCCAGCGCGTCCTCATCGCCCGCGCCCTTCTCGGCCGGCCGCCCCTGCTCCTCCTCGACGAACCCTGCGCCGGCCTCGACCCCGTCGCCCGCAGGCTGTTGCTCGACGCGATCGAGCGCGAAGCCCGCCGCCCACGCGGTCCCGCCCTCGTGCTCATCACGCACCACATCGAGGAGATCACCCCGGCCTTCACTCACGCCCTTTTCCTGCGCGCAGGCCGCCGCATCGCCTCCGGGCGGATCGTGTCGACCCTCTCGGAAGAAACGCTCGCAGAAACCTTCGCCGCCCCCGTCCGACTCGTCCGCCGTTCCCGCCCGCGCCGCTTCGAACTCGAAGTCCCGTCGGGTCGCTCCTGA